A stretch of Gallus gallus isolate bGalGal1 chromosome 2, bGalGal1.mat.broiler.GRCg7b, whole genome shotgun sequence DNA encodes these proteins:
- the HACD1 gene encoding very-long-chain (3R)-3-hydroxyacyl-CoA dehydratase 1 isoform X2 — translation MASSEEDGSGNGSVEEKENGKKRSLGALATAWLIFYNIAMTAGWLVLGIAMARFYIQRGTHRGLFRSVQKILKFFQTFALLEVVHCAVVHTSVLVTGVQVSSRIFMVWFIAHSIKQIQNEESVILFLVVWTVTEITRYSFYTFNLLNHLPYFIKWARYNFFIILYPAGVAGELLTIYAALPYVKKTGMYSLRLPNKYNVSFDYYYFLIIVMFSYIPLFPQLYLHMLRQRRKVLHGEVIVEKDD, via the exons ATGGCGTCCAGCGAGGAGGACGGAAGCGGCAACGGCTctgtggaggagaaggagaacgGCAAGAAGAGGAGCCTGGGCGCCCTGGCCACGGCCTGGCTCATCTTCTACAACATCGCCATGACCGCGGG GTGGTTGGTACTGGGTATTGCCATGGCACGATTTTATATCCAGAGAGGAACACACAGAGGTTTATTCAGAAGCGTGCAAAAGATACTTAAATTTTTCCAGACATTTGCTTTGCTTGAG GTAGTCCACTGTGCAGTTG TTCACACATCTGTGCTTGTGACTGGGGTCCAAGTGAGTTCAAGAATCTTCATGGTGTGGTTCATTGCGCATAGTATAAAACAG ATCCAGAATGAGGAGAGCGTTATTCTTTTTCTGGTCGTATGGACTGTGACAGAGATTACTCGATATTCCTTCTACACATTCAACCTGCTCAACCATTTGCCATACTTCATTAAATGGGCCAG atACAActtttttatcattttgtatCCTGCTGGAGTTGCAGGTGAACTGCTGACTATATATGCTGCTTTACCTTACGTCAAGAAAACAGGGATGTATTCATTGAGACTTCCCAACAAATACAATGTCTCCTTTGACTACTATTACTTCCTTATTATTGTCATGTTCTCCTATATACCAT TATTTCCACAACTCTACTTACACATGCTGCGGCAGAGAAGAAAGGTGCTTCATGGAGAAGTGATTGTAGAAAAGGACGATTGA
- the HACD1 gene encoding very-long-chain (3R)-3-hydroxyacyl-CoA dehydratase 1 isoform X1: protein MASSEEDGSGNGSVEEKENGKKRSLGALATAWLIFYNIAMTAGWLVLGIAMARFYIQRGTHRGLFRSVQKILKFFQTFALLEVVHCAVGIVHTSVLVTGVQVSSRIFMVWFIAHSIKQIQNEESVILFLVVWTVTEITRYSFYTFNLLNHLPYFIKWARYNFFIILYPAGVAGELLTIYAALPYVKKTGMYSLRLPNKYNVSFDYYYFLIIVMFSYIPLFPQLYLHMLRQRRKVLHGEVIVEKDD, encoded by the exons ATGGCGTCCAGCGAGGAGGACGGAAGCGGCAACGGCTctgtggaggagaaggagaacgGCAAGAAGAGGAGCCTGGGCGCCCTGGCCACGGCCTGGCTCATCTTCTACAACATCGCCATGACCGCGGG GTGGTTGGTACTGGGTATTGCCATGGCACGATTTTATATCCAGAGAGGAACACACAGAGGTTTATTCAGAAGCGTGCAAAAGATACTTAAATTTTTCCAGACATTTGCTTTGCTTGAG GTAGTCCACTGTGCAGTTG gaATAGTTCACACATCTGTGCTTGTGACTGGGGTCCAAGTGAGTTCAAGAATCTTCATGGTGTGGTTCATTGCGCATAGTATAAAACAG ATCCAGAATGAGGAGAGCGTTATTCTTTTTCTGGTCGTATGGACTGTGACAGAGATTACTCGATATTCCTTCTACACATTCAACCTGCTCAACCATTTGCCATACTTCATTAAATGGGCCAG atACAActtttttatcattttgtatCCTGCTGGAGTTGCAGGTGAACTGCTGACTATATATGCTGCTTTACCTTACGTCAAGAAAACAGGGATGTATTCATTGAGACTTCCCAACAAATACAATGTCTCCTTTGACTACTATTACTTCCTTATTATTGTCATGTTCTCCTATATACCAT TATTTCCACAACTCTACTTACACATGCTGCGGCAGAGAAGAAAGGTGCTTCATGGAGAAGTGATTGTAGAAAAGGACGATTGA